In a single window of the Aminomonas paucivorans DSM 12260 genome:
- a CDS encoding flagellar hook protein FlgE, which produces MKFELYASTKPVSRQPSKTLFRGCPYGMMRSQKSLYTRAGATTLDGDGNMVMSGTGYMYQGYKMEIDPADPTKYIKGGTLEAVNIPVGQKLEAQATKMAAFRCNLDSRVPPYLPFGFPWQAEPTARLNGTNIQVSFVNNAPPVPGSLVEIAGITAPDGGTVTIAGGPIRLEMTAVNTDSEKPTMSLVGTPTVTIVSDDTPPVTEVYDVAYTNGNLVFTGQTNGEAWSYPVDASMTYDSFSVSKTTAPNAGDYNILVDFGEKTGNTMPLYLLIDNGTPPPSVAEYTVTLNDDGTFASVTQVTGPVFAGLTVDITDNKYGVNFKFRDSAPGAQQVTALTVSQKISSTHSTKLDVYDTLGNPHTLEVVWSKVAPNRWDWNAFFPSEPTLVLSGTNGRGTLVFDTAGKITSGGTADLRVPFSVIGAEDSVIKLDFDGTGMDKELIDGVTQYGSGFTTKGYYQDGYAMGVLEDYAVSADGTVSGVYSNGKNQPLYQVALALFANPQGLVKEGDTVFSESANSGMAQVMTPMEGGAGKIMGSNLEMANVDLSQEFVNLIVAQRGFQANARVITTSDQVLEELINLKR; this is translated from the coding sequence ATGAAATTTGAACTCTATGCTAGCACCAAACCCGTATCGCGCCAGCCCTCAAAGACCCTGTTCCGAGGGTGCCCATACGGGATGATGAGGAGCCAAAAATCCCTCTACACCCGGGCGGGAGCCACCACCCTGGACGGGGATGGGAATATGGTCATGTCCGGCACGGGGTACATGTACCAGGGCTACAAGATGGAAATAGACCCTGCAGATCCGACGAAATACATAAAGGGAGGCACCCTTGAGGCAGTAAACATCCCTGTAGGGCAAAAACTGGAAGCACAAGCGACAAAAATGGCAGCGTTTAGGTGCAACCTGGACAGCCGGGTGCCTCCCTATTTGCCTTTTGGCTTTCCGTGGCAAGCGGAACCGACGGCACGGTTGAACGGAACGAATATTCAGGTTTCGTTTGTCAATAATGCCCCCCCCGTTCCGGGAAGCCTTGTAGAGATTGCAGGCATCACGGCACCAGATGGCGGAACCGTTACTATAGCTGGTGGTCCCATTCGGTTAGAAATGACGGCTGTAAATACGGATTCTGAGAAACCCACGATGAGTTTGGTAGGCACGCCAACGGTTACTATTGTATCGGATGATACCCCTCCAGTTACAGAAGTCTATGATGTTGCCTACACAAATGGAAATCTTGTTTTTACTGGTCAAACGAACGGAGAGGCCTGGAGCTACCCAGTTGATGCTTCGATGACCTACGATTCTTTTTCAGTTTCTAAGACTACGGCTCCCAATGCGGGAGATTATAACATATTGGTAGATTTTGGAGAAAAAACTGGCAACACCATGCCCCTGTACTTGTTGATTGATAATGGGACACCTCCACCTAGCGTTGCTGAGTATACGGTGACGCTTAATGATGACGGGACGTTTGCGAGTGTAACCCAGGTCACCGGACCTGTGTTTGCTGGTCTAACTGTTGATATAACAGATAACAAATATGGTGTAAATTTCAAGTTTAGGGACTCTGCACCGGGAGCACAGCAAGTCACTGCCTTAACTGTAAGTCAGAAGATTTCCAGCACTCATTCGACGAAGCTTGACGTTTATGACACTCTCGGGAACCCCCATACGCTTGAAGTGGTTTGGTCGAAAGTGGCGCCCAATCGTTGGGATTGGAATGCGTTCTTTCCGAGCGAACCAACTTTGGTCCTTTCTGGAACTAATGGTAGGGGGACTTTGGTGTTTGACACTGCGGGGAAAATTACTTCTGGCGGCACTGCGGATTTGCGGGTTCCGTTCTCGGTGATTGGGGCAGAAGATAGCGTTATTAAGCTGGATTTTGATGGGACAGGAATGGATAAGGAATTAATCGACGGGGTGACCCAGTATGGTTCCGGGTTTACCACGAAGGGTTATTATCAAGACGGTTATGCCATGGGAGTGCTGGAGGACTATGCTGTAAGCGCAGATGGGACGGTATCTGGCGTTTATAGCAACGGGAAGAATCAGCCGCTCTATCAAGTTGCCTTGGCTCTTTTTGCGAACCCGCAAGGGCTTGTCAAGGAAGGGGACACGGTGTTCTCTGAATCTGCGAACTCTGGGATGGCTCAGGTCATGACACCGATGGAGGGCGGGGCGGGGAAGATCATGGGCAGCAATCTGGAGATGGCCAACGTGGATCTGTCCCAGGAGTTCGTGAACCTCATCGTGGCCCAGCGGGGCTTCCAGGCCAACGCCCGGGTCATCACCACCTCCGACCAGGTCCTGGAGGAACTCATCAACCTCAAACGGTAG
- a CDS encoding flagellar FlbD family protein, producing MIEVTRFNGGVFLLNSDQIETVEATPDTVITLTNGHRYVVKESPEEVLRRVAAFRRGLQGLPFDSVPPGH from the coding sequence ATGATTGAAGTGACGCGGTTCAACGGTGGGGTGTTCCTGCTCAACTCCGACCAGATCGAGACGGTGGAGGCCACCCCGGACACGGTGATCACCCTGACCAACGGGCATCGCTATGTGGTGAAGGAATCCCCGGAGGAGGTTCTCCGAAGGGTCGCGGCGTTCCGAAGGGGCCTCCAGGGGCTTCCTTTTGACTCCGTCCCGCCGGGGCACTAA
- a CDS encoding motility protein A: MDLGTVIGFLLANILVIGGILAGGEPMAFVDIPSILITGGGTLGAAIMANPLERTKALPKIVRKAFFADPIDLTGLIQTLVSFAEKARREGLLALEEDAGQLDDEFMRKSIQLVVDGTDPELVKSILDTEIGLLEERHAAAKSMFDIMAELAPAFGMLGTLIGLILMLGNLDDPDALGPGMATALITTFYGSYIANVLCIPISKKLAYRSSQEILSRELMVEGILSIQAGENPRIVEEKLKVFLSPTMRAKMEEKKQEAQGGAA, from the coding sequence GTGGATCTCGGAACCGTAATCGGCTTCCTTCTCGCCAACATCCTGGTCATCGGCGGTATCCTCGCGGGTGGCGAACCCATGGCCTTCGTGGACATTCCCTCCATCCTCATCACGGGAGGCGGGACGCTGGGGGCCGCCATCATGGCCAACCCCCTGGAGCGCACCAAGGCCCTCCCCAAGATCGTCCGCAAGGCGTTCTTCGCCGATCCCATCGACCTGACCGGGCTGATCCAGACTCTGGTGAGCTTTGCCGAAAAGGCCCGTCGGGAAGGGCTTTTGGCGCTGGAAGAGGACGCGGGGCAGCTGGATGACGAATTCATGCGCAAGTCCATCCAGCTGGTGGTGGACGGCACGGACCCGGAGCTGGTCAAGTCCATCCTGGACACGGAGATCGGTCTCCTGGAGGAGCGACACGCCGCGGCCAAGTCCATGTTCGACATCATGGCGGAGCTGGCCCCGGCCTTCGGGATGTTGGGTACCCTCATCGGGCTCATCCTGATGCTCGGCAACCTGGACGACCCGGACGCCCTGGGGCCCGGCATGGCCACCGCCTTGATCACCACCTTCTACGGCTCCTACATCGCCAACGTGCTCTGTATCCCCATCTCGAAGAAGCTGGCCTATCGGTCCTCCCAGGAGATCCTCTCCCGGGAACTCATGGTGGAGGGCATCCTGTCCATCCAGGCGGGGGAGAACCCCCGCATCGTGGAGGAAAAGCTGAAGGTCTTCCTTTCCCCGACCATGAGGGCCAAGATGGAGGAGAAGAAGCAGGAAGCCCAGGGAGGCGCCGCCTAG
- a CDS encoding flagellar motor protein MotB, whose amino-acid sequence MARKKKEAQGSAGAPLFMATYGDMVTLLLTFFVFLYSFSSIDVQKFKKMMFSFQGALGVLPGGKTIQEDSGVYQGYVGQDAGDANKRTEQFKQGVAQQLQALAEREGLQKEITVKVNQRGVTVSLSEQFLFAPGGADLSPLSRRVLFKIGQILKTFPNQLAVEGHTDNAPLRGGLYKDNWGLSAGRAAVVASYLAGTVGLSPNRLEAVGYGSAKPIVPNDTPEHRALNRRVDLVLLTQHSLR is encoded by the coding sequence GTGGCCCGGAAGAAGAAGGAAGCCCAGGGATCGGCGGGAGCGCCTCTGTTCATGGCCACCTACGGCGACATGGTGACCCTGCTCCTCACGTTCTTCGTGTTTCTGTACTCCTTCTCTTCCATCGATGTGCAGAAGTTCAAGAAGATGATGTTCTCCTTCCAGGGAGCCCTGGGGGTCCTCCCCGGTGGCAAGACGATCCAGGAGGATTCGGGGGTCTATCAGGGCTACGTGGGGCAGGACGCGGGGGACGCCAACAAGCGCACCGAGCAGTTCAAGCAGGGAGTGGCCCAGCAGCTCCAGGCCCTGGCGGAAAGGGAAGGGCTCCAGAAGGAGATCACCGTGAAGGTGAACCAGCGGGGCGTCACCGTGTCCCTCTCGGAACAGTTCCTCTTCGCTCCCGGGGGGGCGGACCTGAGTCCCCTGTCGCGGCGGGTTCTCTTCAAGATCGGGCAGATCCTGAAGACGTTCCCCAATCAGCTGGCGGTGGAGGGGCACACGGACAATGCCCCCCTGCGAGGTGGTCTGTACAAGGACAACTGGGGGCTCTCCGCGGGACGGGCGGCGGTGGTGGCCTCCTACCTGGCGGGGACGGTGGGGCTTTCGCCGAACCGCCTGGAGGCGGTGGGGTACGGATCGGCTAAGCCCATCGTACCCAACGATACCCCGGAGCATCGGGCCTTGAACCGGCGGGTGGACCTGGTCCTCCTGACCCAGCATTCTCTGCGCTAG
- a CDS encoding flagellar basal body-associated FliL family protein, protein MGKKTVIFLILGVVVLLLGIGGGVFVGFKFFSGGEKTAQKVLPPGPSVPLGSFTINLADPEPHILQLGITLELENDKASELLAQAGWISRLKNEVLLTVKDRRFEDLKHAEGVQALAQDLRGRMNALLPQVKGVVPIRQVLFEEFMLQ, encoded by the coding sequence ATGGGCAAGAAGACGGTGATTTTCCTGATCCTCGGGGTGGTCGTGTTGCTCCTCGGCATCGGCGGAGGGGTTTTCGTGGGTTTCAAGTTCTTCTCCGGGGGAGAAAAGACCGCCCAAAAGGTCCTGCCTCCGGGACCGTCCGTTCCCCTGGGCAGCTTCACCATCAACCTCGCTGACCCGGAGCCCCACATCCTCCAGCTGGGGATCACCCTGGAGCTGGAGAACGACAAGGCTTCGGAGCTTCTCGCCCAGGCGGGATGGATTTCCCGGCTCAAGAACGAGGTGCTGCTGACGGTGAAGGACCGACGCTTCGAGGACCTGAAGCACGCCGAGGGGGTTCAGGCCCTGGCCCAGGACCTTCGGGGGAGGATGAACGCCCTGCTTCCCCAGGTGAAGGGGGTCGTCCCCATCCGCCAGGTTCTCTTCGAAGAGTTTATGCTGCAATAG
- the fliM gene encoding flagellar motor switch protein FliM has product MVPEVLSQNEIDSLLQALNSGSVDLSTISETEERKVKIYDFRRPDKFSKDQLRAIQMIHDSFARQLTTSLSTLVRSMVSAEVASVDQMAYDEFIRSLVQPTVIGVLEMYPLSGNAVLEMNPHLVFSIIDRMLGGKGEPLRKPRDLTDIERTVVERVMMKILEHLEESWSTVVDVRFRFESMESNPFFVQICPGTDMVLLVTLKIQVGETEGIMNLCIPYFVMEPMIDKLSSQHWFASTGKKNLEGIRDMLSKRLHEVSVPLALELGHCALTLGDVLQLQVNDVIRLDGKATDPLGLRVGNRVKFLCQAGLSEKHYAGSVLEVVQDEGLARQEEE; this is encoded by the coding sequence ATGGTCCCGGAGGTTCTTTCCCAGAACGAAATCGATTCTCTTCTGCAGGCGCTGAACAGCGGCAGCGTCGATCTTTCCACGATTTCGGAGACGGAGGAGCGGAAGGTCAAGATCTACGACTTCCGACGCCCCGACAAGTTCAGCAAGGACCAGCTGCGGGCGATCCAGATGATCCACGATTCCTTCGCCCGACAGCTCACCACGTCCCTGTCCACCCTGGTGCGTTCCATGGTCTCTGCGGAAGTGGCCTCGGTGGACCAGATGGCTTACGACGAGTTCATCCGCTCTCTGGTGCAGCCCACGGTGATCGGGGTGCTGGAGATGTACCCCTTGAGCGGCAATGCGGTGCTGGAGATGAACCCGCACCTGGTGTTCTCCATCATCGATCGGATGCTGGGAGGCAAGGGGGAACCCTTGCGCAAGCCCCGGGACCTCACGGACATCGAGCGCACCGTGGTGGAGCGGGTCATGATGAAGATCCTGGAACACCTGGAGGAGAGCTGGAGCACCGTCGTGGACGTGCGCTTCCGCTTCGAGAGCATGGAGAGCAATCCCTTCTTCGTGCAGATCTGCCCCGGCACGGACATGGTGCTGCTGGTGACCCTGAAGATCCAGGTGGGAGAGACGGAGGGCATCATGAACCTCTGCATCCCCTACTTCGTCATGGAACCCATGATCGACAAGCTGTCCTCCCAGCACTGGTTCGCCTCCACGGGCAAGAAAAACCTGGAGGGCATCCGGGACATGCTCTCCAAACGCCTCCACGAGGTTTCGGTGCCCCTGGCCCTGGAGCTGGGACACTGTGCCCTCACCCTGGGAGACGTGCTGCAGCTGCAGGTGAACGATGTGATCCGCCTGGACGGCAAGGCCACGGACCCCCTGGGGCTTCGGGTGGGCAACCGGGTGAAGTTCCTGTGCCAGGCGGGGCTTTCGGAGAAACACTACGCGGGCAGTGTCCTGGAGGTCGTCCAGGATGAGGGTCTCGCCCGGCAAGAGGAGGAGTAG
- the fliN gene encoding flagellar motor switch protein FliN codes for MGDDFLSQDEIDALLTGGGGGSAGGGEALTLDETEILKEVATIMASATGNVVGMLAGRTVSANVGFAEALPQNTLGERIAPSLFAFAMNWDGLSGAPARLAASEKGALTLADLMMGGDAKELPEEANDLYLSAAQEGLSQLVGAALTNLSGLLGGARLAPSGTSGKLVDATWLPFDQLPPTDLVWVAQVGLVVEGVDPFDLFLVLPIPNAKELANRIRQSVSPEEPAPAPVKASAKPAPAPVAAAAAAPSASQEAVYAPRSAAISTAPVDARPAEFLPLHSGDGAALPGNIDLIVDIPVRITVELGRARKTIGEVLGMGPGSVVELNRMAGEPVDVLVNGKLMARGEVVVIDESFGIRVTEIVSRAERIRSMGI; via the coding sequence ATGGGCGACGACTTTCTGAGCCAGGACGAGATCGATGCCCTTCTGACCGGCGGAGGAGGCGGTTCCGCTGGAGGGGGAGAGGCTCTGACCCTGGACGAGACGGAAATCCTCAAGGAAGTGGCCACCATCATGGCCAGCGCCACGGGCAACGTGGTGGGCATGTTGGCGGGGAGGACCGTGTCCGCCAACGTGGGCTTCGCGGAGGCACTGCCCCAGAACACCCTGGGGGAGCGCATCGCTCCCAGTCTGTTCGCCTTCGCCATGAACTGGGACGGCTTGAGCGGAGCGCCGGCACGACTCGCCGCCAGCGAAAAGGGCGCCCTGACCCTGGCTGACCTCATGATGGGCGGGGACGCCAAGGAGTTGCCCGAGGAAGCGAACGATCTCTACCTGTCCGCAGCCCAGGAAGGGCTGAGCCAGCTGGTGGGGGCTGCCCTCACCAACCTGAGCGGTCTGCTGGGGGGGGCGCGTCTGGCCCCCAGCGGGACCTCCGGCAAATTGGTGGATGCCACCTGGCTTCCCTTCGACCAGCTTCCCCCCACGGACCTTGTCTGGGTCGCCCAGGTGGGGCTGGTGGTGGAGGGGGTGGACCCCTTCGACCTGTTCCTGGTCCTGCCGATTCCCAACGCCAAGGAGCTGGCCAACCGGATCCGTCAGTCCGTGAGCCCCGAGGAACCGGCTCCGGCTCCCGTCAAGGCTTCCGCGAAACCCGCACCGGCTCCCGTTGCCGCCGCTGCAGCCGCCCCCTCCGCCTCCCAAGAGGCCGTGTACGCTCCGAGGAGCGCCGCCATTTCCACCGCCCCGGTGGACGCCAGACCGGCGGAGTTCCTTCCCCTTCACTCGGGAGATGGAGCGGCTCTCCCCGGGAATATTGACCTGATCGTGGATATTCCTGTTAGAATTACCGTGGAATTAGGGAGGGCGAGGAAGACCATCGGGGAGGTCTTGGGCATGGGCCCCGGCTCCGTGGTAGAATTAAACAGGATGGCGGGAGAACCCGTGGATGTGCTCGTCAACGGCAAGCTCATGGCTCGCGGCGAGGTTGTGGTCATCGACGAGAGCTTCGGCATCCGAGTCACGGAGATCGTCAGCCGCGCGGAACGCATCCGATCCATGGGCATCTAG
- a CDS encoding response regulator, whose protein sequence is MGTKVLIVDDAAFMRMMLRDILMKNGFEVVGEADNGKNAVQMYSELKPDIVTMDITMPEMDGIAAVKEIKQMDSAAKVVMVSAMGQQAMVIEAIRSGAADFIVKPFQPDRVLEALSKALS, encoded by the coding sequence ATGGGTACAAAGGTTCTGATCGTGGACGATGCGGCTTTCATGAGGATGATGCTTCGGGACATCCTCATGAAGAACGGATTTGAAGTGGTGGGAGAGGCAGACAACGGCAAGAATGCCGTGCAGATGTACTCGGAGCTGAAGCCGGACATCGTGACCATGGACATCACCATGCCGGAAATGGACGGTATCGCGGCGGTCAAGGAGATCAAGCAGATGGACAGCGCCGCCAAGGTGGTCATGGTGAGCGCCATGGGCCAGCAGGCCATGGTCATTGAGGCCATCCGGTCCGGGGCGGCGGACTTTATCGTCAAACCCTTCCAGCCTGATCGCGTCCTGGAGGCGCTGAGCAAGGCGCTCTCCTGA
- the fliP gene encoding flagellar type III secretion system pore protein FliP (The bacterial flagellar biogenesis protein FliP forms a type III secretion system (T3SS)-type pore required for flagellar assembly.), which produces MRPLLEKGGFFVLSLTLLLLGAGMAAAQPTPPTLPLPALQVGVQAAKSPQDVALTLQIVALMTVLSMAPAIILMLTSFTRILVVLGFIRNAMGLQQMPPNQVLVTLALFLTFFTMTPVWDQIYGKGLVPYMNGQIPAAQAWDRSIKPLRAFMFRQTREKELSLMVRLAKMPQPKNQDGIPTRVLMPAFMLSELKTAFQMGVVLFIPFIVIDMIVSSVLMSMGMIMLPPMMISLPFKVLLFVMADGWNLVIASLVTSFR; this is translated from the coding sequence ATGAGGCCACTTCTTGAGAAGGGGGGCTTCTTCGTCCTCTCTCTGACGCTCCTTCTGCTCGGGGCGGGGATGGCGGCGGCACAGCCCACCCCCCCCACGCTCCCCCTGCCGGCCCTCCAGGTGGGGGTGCAGGCGGCCAAATCCCCTCAGGACGTGGCCCTGACCCTTCAGATCGTCGCCCTCATGACGGTCCTGAGCATGGCGCCGGCCATCATCCTCATGCTCACCAGCTTCACCCGCATCCTTGTGGTGCTCGGCTTCATCCGCAACGCCATGGGACTGCAACAGATGCCCCCCAACCAGGTGCTGGTGACCCTGGCCCTCTTCCTCACCTTCTTCACCATGACCCCCGTCTGGGACCAGATCTACGGCAAGGGCCTCGTCCCCTACATGAACGGACAGATCCCCGCGGCCCAGGCCTGGGACCGCTCCATCAAGCCCCTTCGGGCCTTCATGTTCCGTCAGACCCGGGAGAAGGAGCTTTCCCTGATGGTGCGCCTGGCCAAGATGCCCCAGCCCAAGAACCAGGACGGTATCCCCACCCGGGTGCTCATGCCCGCCTTCATGCTCAGCGAGCTGAAGACCGCCTTCCAGATGGGGGTGGTGCTCTTCATCCCCTTCATCGTCATCGACATGATCGTTTCCAGCGTCCTCATGAGCATGGGGATGATCATGCTGCCTCCCATGATGATCTCCCTGCCCTTCAAGGTGCTTCTCTTCGTGATGGCGGACGGCTGGAACCTGGTGATCGCCAGCCTGGTCACCAGTTTCCGGTAG
- the fliQ gene encoding flagellar biosynthesis protein FliQ, protein MEALSISDALHQAMWVTLFASLPLLLVAMVVGLIIGILQTATSIQEQTLVFIPKIVAVILAMILLGPWMCRLVGDYATFLFESLHRFVS, encoded by the coding sequence GTGGAGGCCCTGAGCATCTCCGATGCCCTCCATCAGGCCATGTGGGTGACCCTCTTCGCCAGCCTTCCCCTGTTGCTGGTGGCCATGGTGGTGGGGCTCATCATCGGGATCCTCCAGACCGCCACGTCCATCCAGGAGCAGACCCTGGTGTTCATCCCCAAGATCGTGGCGGTGATCCTGGCGATGATCCTCCTGGGACCCTGGATGTGCCGACTGGTGGGGGACTACGCCACGTTCCTCTTTGAGTCCCTGCACCGCTTCGTCTCCTGA
- the fliR gene encoding flagellar biosynthetic protein FliR: MPYEELVDLLLVYLLVGLRFLGLLFSNPVFLAPAWPLPVRFWTAMLLAVVVTPGVGLSYPGPLFAHWGFLFVAAGREFLIGVTLGLFAGLPLYALQMSGFFEGTQMGLGIATFFDPMSETQVALIGQMKYLLGVWFFFHWNGHLLLIEALTESLRLIPLAKGTWGGGAAIPWGIWLQKLFVLSLQMALPLFGALLLADVGMGFVARTVPQMNLFVLGIPLKIGLGLFILLAVLPLTVDLFHSTVERAVEMALEGALLWK, encoded by the coding sequence ATGCCCTACGAAGAGCTGGTGGACCTCCTCCTGGTGTACCTTCTGGTGGGGCTGCGCTTTCTTGGGCTCCTCTTCTCCAACCCCGTGTTCCTGGCTCCCGCCTGGCCCCTTCCTGTCCGATTCTGGACCGCCATGCTCCTGGCGGTGGTGGTGACCCCTGGGGTGGGCCTGTCCTATCCGGGGCCCCTTTTCGCCCATTGGGGATTCCTGTTCGTGGCGGCGGGGCGGGAGTTCCTCATCGGCGTGACCCTGGGGCTTTTCGCGGGGTTGCCCCTGTACGCCCTGCAGATGTCGGGTTTCTTCGAGGGAACCCAGATGGGGTTGGGGATCGCCACGTTCTTCGATCCCATGTCGGAGACCCAAGTGGCCCTCATCGGGCAGATGAAGTACCTGCTGGGTGTCTGGTTCTTCTTCCACTGGAACGGCCACCTGCTGCTCATCGAGGCGCTGACGGAGAGCCTGCGCCTGATCCCCCTGGCCAAGGGGACCTGGGGCGGGGGGGCGGCGATCCCCTGGGGGATCTGGCTCCAAAAGCTCTTCGTCCTGTCCCTTCAGATGGCCCTGCCCCTCTTCGGGGCCCTGCTGCTGGCGGACGTGGGGATGGGCTTCGTGGCCCGGACGGTTCCCCAAATGAACCTCTTCGTCCTGGGGATCCCCCTGAAGATCGGTCTGGGGCTGTTCATCCTGCTGGCGGTGCTGCCCCTGACGGTGGACCTGTTCCACAGCACCGTGGAGAGGGCGGTGGAAATGGCCCTGGAAGGTGCCCTGCTGTGGAAGTAG
- the flhB gene encoding flagellar biosynthesis protein FlhB, with protein MEVGKDVSRKEREGLPGGRDRASFSPARPLLDLQFFSEEKSEPATPRKRQKSREEGQVVRSQDLVASVILLLGLLMLLMFGLFTGELVVGLFQDLIAYLPSKEIQGDRWLVLPLTRSSRVFFLSWLPLGLCCTLGALGLMVYQVGFVLTPKPLIPKWNRLNPVEGMKRLISIRSLVELVKGILKALLLLLILYSALRKDLAALISTMRYPFTQGMGAVVDKIWSLSFKMAMMLFVLGLFDYLYQRWEFERSIRMSKQEIKEEYKQMEGDPLVKRRIRQRQRELAQRRMMAEVPKADVVITNPTHLALALQYDREIMEAPLLLAKGEGYIARKIREVAEEHKIPIVQNPPLAQALYREVEVGGEVPEAFYRAVAEVLAFVYRLKGIGPEKS; from the coding sequence GTGGAAGTAGGGAAGGACGTCTCCCGCAAGGAGCGGGAAGGCCTTCCCGGTGGGAGGGACAGGGCGTCGTTCTCCCCTGCACGCCCCCTCCTGGATCTGCAGTTCTTCTCCGAGGAAAAGAGCGAGCCCGCCACCCCGCGAAAGCGCCAGAAGTCCCGGGAAGAGGGACAGGTAGTCCGCAGCCAGGACCTGGTGGCGTCGGTGATCCTCCTGCTGGGGCTCCTCATGCTCCTGATGTTCGGCTTGTTCACCGGGGAGCTGGTGGTGGGGCTGTTTCAGGACCTCATCGCCTACCTCCCCTCCAAGGAGATCCAGGGAGACCGATGGCTTGTCCTGCCCCTGACCCGCTCCTCCCGGGTGTTTTTCCTGAGCTGGCTGCCCTTGGGGCTGTGCTGCACCCTGGGGGCCCTGGGACTGATGGTCTACCAGGTGGGCTTCGTCCTGACCCCCAAGCCCCTCATCCCCAAATGGAACCGTCTGAACCCCGTGGAGGGGATGAAACGGCTGATCTCTATCCGCTCGCTGGTGGAGCTGGTGAAGGGGATCCTCAAGGCCCTGCTGCTCCTGCTGATCCTGTACTCCGCCCTCCGGAAGGACCTGGCGGCCCTCATCTCCACCATGCGCTATCCCTTCACCCAGGGCATGGGGGCGGTGGTGGACAAGATCTGGTCCTTGAGCTTCAAGATGGCCATGATGCTCTTCGTGCTGGGGCTCTTCGACTACCTGTACCAGCGTTGGGAGTTCGAGCGCTCCATTCGAATGTCCAAGCAGGAGATCAAGGAGGAGTACAAGCAGATGGAGGGGGATCCCCTGGTGAAGCGCCGCATCCGGCAGCGCCAGAGGGAGCTGGCCCAAAGGCGGATGATGGCGGAGGTTCCCAAGGCGGACGTGGTGATCACCAACCCCACCCACTTGGCCCTGGCTTTGCAGTACGATCGGGAGATCATGGAGGCTCCCCTTCTCCTGGCGAAGGGGGAGGGCTACATTGCCCGGAAGATCCGGGAGGTGGCGGAGGAGCACAAGATCCCCATCGTCCAGAACCCGCCCCTGGCTCAGGCCCTCTACCGGGAGGTGGAGGTGGGCGGGGAGGTTCCCGAGGCGTTCTACCGTGCGGTTGCGGAAGTGCTGGCCTTCGTGTACCGTCTGAAGGGGATCGGCCCAGAGAAATCATGA